In one Deltaproteobacteria bacterium genomic region, the following are encoded:
- a CDS encoding acetate--CoA ligase family protein, with amino-acid sequence MAKDNTYKIIRGALKEGRKSLLEHEAKEFLNAWGIPVPKNVIAPDAELAVAGANKIGYPVAIKVVSKDILHKTEAGGVRLGLKNEHEVKDVFNEMMFEISDHYPSAKIEGFLIERMADKGVEVIVGGIRDPHFGPAVMFGIGGIMVELIKDVSFRLMPVTKGECLEMIKEIKAYPLITGYRGSKPVNTDAIIDCLIKVGKIMDETDEIKEIEINPLIATSQGVIAVDVRIILT; translated from the coding sequence GTGGCAAAAGATAATACTTATAAAATCATAAGAGGTGCATTAAAAGAGGGCAGAAAATCCCTTTTAGAGCATGAGGCAAAGGAATTTTTAAATGCATGGGGTATTCCTGTGCCTAAAAATGTAATTGCCCCTGATGCGGAACTAGCAGTGGCTGGTGCAAATAAAATCGGTTACCCTGTTGCGATAAAGGTTGTTTCAAAAGATATACTTCATAAAACAGAGGCAGGCGGGGTGAGGTTAGGGCTTAAAAATGAACATGAGGTTAAAGATGTATTTAATGAAATGATGTTTGAGATATCAGACCATTATCCGTCTGCAAAGATTGAAGGTTTTCTGATAGAGCGGATGGCAGACAAAGGCGTTGAGGTTATTGTTGGCGGAATAAGAGACCCACACTTTGGTCCTGCTGTGATGTTCGGCATCGGCGGGATTATGGTTGAACTAATAAAGGATGTGTCTTTTAGGCTAATGCCTGTTACAAAGGGAGAATGTCTTGAGATGATAAAGGAGATAAAAGCATATCCACTGATCACAGGATACAGGGGCAGCAAGCCTGTTAATACTGATGCCATTATAGACTGTTTAATAAAGGTTGGAAAGATTATGGATGAAACAGATGAGATAAAAGAGATAGAGATAAATCCGCTTATTGCTACTTCTCAAGGAGTAATCGCAGTTGATGTAAGGATTATATTGACATGA